In Onychomys torridus unplaced genomic scaffold, mOncTor1.1, whole genome shotgun sequence, the following proteins share a genomic window:
- the LOC118575090 gene encoding vomeronasal type-1 receptor 90-like codes for MSSLNNILYFQSGLRVLANMFLLFFYTVIILCHRPKLLDLISCQLTFIHIVMILTGGDIWLTHVFESLNFENGFKCKTTFYISRVMRGLSICITCLLTVFQAVTISPSISLLAKFKHKRKTYVIYAFFYLWSFNLSFSSRWIFYVGAFTNVSDSNQMKVTESCSIFPMNYITRALILTVTISRDVFLVGVMLTTSAYMVIILFRHQRQYKHLHSISHMRASPEKRATQTILLLVVFFVVIYWVDFIISCITVQLWKYDPVILSVQKFVTNTYPTITPLVQISSDNRIINILKQIQPLHNQIFKKA; via the coding sequence ATCCTGTGTCACAGACCTAAGCTCCTGGATCTGATCTCCTGTCAACTGACCTTCATCCACATAGTGATGATCCTCACTGGAGGGGATATTTGGCTTACACATGTATTTGAGTCACTGAACTTTGAAAATGGCTTCAAATGTAAGACAACTTTTTACATAAGCAGGGTGATGAGAGGCCTCTCCATCTGCATCACCTGCCTCCTGACTGTGTTCCAGGCTGTCACTATCAGTCCCAGTATCTCTTTGCTGgcaaaatttaaacataaacGAAAAACATACGTGATTTATGCTTTCTTCTACCTCTGGTCTTTCAATTTGTCATTCAGTAGTAGGTGGATCTTCTATGTTGGTGCTTTTACCAATGTGAGTGACAGCAACCAGATGAAGGTCACTGAATCCTGCTCAATCTTCCCCATGAACTACATCACCAGGGCACTGATTTTAACAGTGACAATCTCCAGAGATGTCTTTCTTGTAGGAGTTATGTTGACCACAAGTGCATACATGGTGATTATCTTGTTCAGACATCAGAGACAATACAAACATCTTCACAGCATCAGCCACATGAGAGCATCCCCTGAGAAGAGGGCCACCCAGACCATCTTGCTGCTGGTGGTTTTCTTTGTGGTCATTTACTGGGTGGACTTTATCATCTCATGCATCACAGTCCAGTTATGGAAGTACGATCCAGTCATCCTGTCTGTTCAGAAGTTTGTGACGAATACCTATCCCACAATTACTCCTTTGGTACAAATCAGTTCTGATAACAGAATAATCAATATTCTGAAACAGATACAGCCACTGCAcaaccaaatttttaaaaaagcataa